In Chrysoperla carnea chromosome 2, inChrCarn1.1, whole genome shotgun sequence, the following proteins share a genomic window:
- the LOC123293871 gene encoding aminoacylase-1-like: MACTSKRPMKSNCGCTDCTCASKIPKREHPLCENGAVMRFRQYLRIMTAHPKPQYEQCVEFLKQQAKELDLEFKLVDLMGKPIVVLSLNGLYSYLPSILLMSHMDVVPAVPETWTYDPFGAVMTEQGLIYGRGSQGMKLHGIQYLEAVRKFKCEGKKLKRNVHLLFLPDSEIGGDKGMKVFVNSSQFKELNVGFALDKGMPSTSNQYLIGYNERALWQILIQCTGTSGDAGLLPNNIATERVFFLLRRMLAYRENGRNQIKNDNLDSGRYFKQRYSI; this comes from the exons ATGGCATGTACTTCTAAACGACCAATGAAAAGTAATTGTGGATGTACTGATTGTACTTGTGCAAGTAAGATACCCAAGCGGGAACATCCATTGTGTGAAAATGGTGCAGTTATGCGTTTTCGACAGTATTTACGAATTATGACGGCACATCCAAAACCACAATATG AACAATGTGTCGAATTTTTGAAACAGCAAGCAAAAGAATTAGATTTGGAATTTAAGCTTGTTGATCTAATGGGAAAGCCGATAGTCGTGTTAAGTTTAAATGGATTATATTCTTATCTGCCCAGTATTCTATTGATGTCACACATGGATGTAGTTCCTGCTGTCCCG GAAACATGGACCTATGATCCCTTCGGTGCTGTAATGACTGAGCAAGGTTTAATTTATGGGCGTGGTTCCCAGGGTATGAAACTACATGGAATACAATATTTGGAAGCTGTAAGAAAATTCAAATGTGAAGggaaaaagttgaaaagaaatgttcatttattattcttaCCAG aTTCCGAAATTGGTGGGGATAAGGGTATGAAAGTTTTTGTGAACTCATCGCAGTTCAAAGAATTAAATGTTGGTTTTGCATTAGATAAAGGAATGCCAAGTACTTCGAATCAGTATTTAATCGGTTATAACGAACGAGCACTTTggcaaattttaattcaatgcaCGGGTACATCAGGTGATGCAGGATTACTACCGAATAATATTGCTACCgaaagagtattttttttacttagaagGATGTTAGCATATCGAGAAAATGGacgaaatcaaattaaaaatgacaatCTTGATAGTG gGAGGTATTTTAAGCAACGTTATAGCATCTGA
- the LOC123293870 gene encoding glycine-rich cell wall structural protein-like isoform X5, with the protein MKVLIVFTTLLAITLASYQHYPINIPIIGKTGVPLESPEIVHARQAHLGHVAAVRSKQGHYDYLGGYGGYAGGYAGGYAGLGYGAGYGGLGYGAGHYAGGYALPIIGKGGVPIDTPEVQAARAAHFAAHAKAASGYGHYRKRRSIGGYAGYGGLYGGHGGYYGGYPALAHDGQPIKTPEVQALEHKHFAAHAEARSRVGAGYGGYGYGGAYGGYGGGYGGYGAGGYGGYGHGGYGHGIHIPVIGPKGVPIDTPEVQHARQAHFAALAEAASRASHGGYGRY; encoded by the exons ATGAAGGTTCTT aTTGTTTTTACCACCCTTTTGGCAATTACACTCGCCAGCTATCAACATTATCCAATCAATATCCCAATAATTGGTAAAACTGGTGTTCCATTGGAATCTCCTGAAATAGTTCATGCTCGTCAAGCTCATTTAGGTCATGTAGCTGCAGTAAGATCAAAACAAGGACATTATGATTACTTAGGAGGCTATGGAGGATATGCTGGTGGATACGCTGGTGGATACGCTGGTTTAGGATACGGTGCTGGATATGGTGGTTTAGGATACGGTGCCGGACATTATGCTGGTGGATATGCTTTACCTATTATTGGTAAAGGAGGAGTACCAATTGATACACCTGAAGTTCAAGCAGCCAGAGCAGCACACTTTGCAGCTCACGCCAAAGCAGCATCTGGATATGGACACTACCGTAAACGCCGTAGCATTGGTGGTTATGCTGGTTACGGTGGTCTCTATGGTGGACATGGAGGATATTATGGCGGATATCCAGCACTCGCTCATGATGGTCAACCAATCAAAACACCTGAAGTTCAAGCTTTAGAACATAAACATTTCGCTGCACATGCTGAAGCCCGTTCTCGTGTTGGTGCTGGATACGGCGGATATGGATACGGTGGCGCTTATGGTGGTTACGGAGGTGGTTATGGAGGATACGGAGCTGGTGGTTATGGAGGATACGGTCATGGAGGATATGGTCATGGAATTCAC ATTCCAGTTATTGGACCAAAAGGTGTACCAATTGACACACCAGAAGTACAACATGCCAGACAAGCACATTTCGCTGCACTTGCTGAAGCCGCATCAAGAGCATCCCATGGTGGTTACGGACGTTATTAG
- the LOC123293870 gene encoding glycine-rich cell wall structural protein-like isoform X4, which translates to MKVLIVFTTLLAITLASYQHYPINIPIIGKTGVPLESPEIVHARQAHLGHVAAVRSKQGHYDYYGGYGGYAGGYAGLGYGAGYAGLGYGAGHYAGGYALPIIGKGGVPIDTPEVQAARAAHFAAYAKAASGYGHYRGRRSIGGYAGYGGLYGGHGGYYGGYPALAHDGQPIKTPEVQALEHKHFAAHAEARSRVGAGYGGYGYGGAYGGYGGGYGGYGAGGYGGYGHGGYGYGGYGHGGYGHGIHIPVIGPKGVPIDTPEVQHARQAHFAALAEAASRASHGGYGRY; encoded by the exons ATGAAGGTTCTT aTTGTTTTTACCACCCTTTTGGCAATTACACTCGCCAGCTATCAACATTATCCAATCAACATCCCAATAATTGGTAAAACTGGTGTTCCATTGGAATCTCCTGAAATAGTTCATGCTCGTCAAGCTCATTTAGGTCATGTAGCTGCAGTCAGATCAAAACAAGGACATTATGATTACTATGGAGGCTATGGAGGATATGCTGGTGGATACGCTGGTTTAGGATACGGTGCTGGATACGCTGGTTTAGGATACGGTGCCGGACATTATGCTGGTGGATATGCCTTACCTATTATTGGTAAAGGGGGAGTACCAATTGATACACCTGAAGTTCAAGCAGCCAGAGCAGCACACTTTGCAGCTTACGCCAAAGCAGCTTCTGGATATGGACATTACCGTGGGCGCCGTAGCATTGGTGGTTATGCTGGTTATGGTGGTCTCTATGGTGGACATGGAGGATATTATGGCGGATATCCAGCACTCGCTCATGATGGTCAACCAATCAAAACACCTGAAGTTCAAGCTTTAGAACATAAACATTTCGCTGCACATGCTGAAGCCCGTTCTCGTGTTGGTGCTGGATACGGCGGATATGGATACGGTGGCGCTTATGGTGGTTACGGAGGTGGTTATGGAGGATACGGAGCTGGTGGTTATGGAGGATACGGTCATGGAGGATATGGTTATGGAGGATACGGTCATGGAGGATACGGTCATGGAATTCACATTCCAGTTATTGGACCAAAAGGTGTACCAATTGACACACCAGAAGTACAACATGCCAGACAAGCACATTTCGCTGCACTTGCTGAAGCCGCATCAAGAGCATCCCATGGTGGTTACGGACGTTATTAG
- the LOC123293870 gene encoding glycine-rich cell wall structural protein-like isoform X1, which yields MKVLIVFTTLLAITLASYQHYPINIPIIGKTGVPLESPEIVHARQAHLGHVAAVRSKQGHYDYLGGYGGYAGGYAGGYAGLGYGAGYGGLGYGAGHYAGGYALPIIGKGGVPIDTPEVQAARAAHFAAHAKAASGYGHYRKRRSIGGYAGYGGLYGGHGGYYGGYPALAHDGQPIKTPEVQALEHKHFAAHAEARSRVGAGYGGYGYGGAYGGYGGGYGGYGAGGYGGYGHGGYGHGGYGYGGYGHGGYGHGIHIPVIGPKGVPIDTPEVQHARQAHFAALAEAASRASHGGYGRY from the exons ATGAAGGTTCTT aTTGTTTTTACCACCCTTTTGGCAATTACACTCGCCAGCTATCAACATTATCCAATCAATATCCCAATAATTGGTAAAACTGGTGTTCCATTGGAATCTCCTGAAATAGTTCATGCTCGTCAAGCTCATTTAGGTCATGTAGCTGCAGTAAGATCAAAACAAGGACATTATGATTACTTAGGAGGCTATGGAGGATATGCTGGTGGATACGCTGGTGGATACGCTGGTTTAGGATACGGTGCTGGATATGGTGGTTTAGGATACGGTGCCGGACATTATGCTGGTGGATATGCTTTACCTATTATTGGTAAAGGAGGAGTACCAATTGATACACCTGAAGTTCAAGCAGCCAGAGCAGCACACTTTGCAGCTCACGCCAAAGCAGCATCTGGATATGGACACTACCGTAAACGCCGTAGCATTGGTGGTTATGCTGGTTACGGTGGTCTCTATGGTGGACATGGAGGATATTATGGCGGATATCCAGCACTCGCTCATGATGGTCAACCAATCAAAACACCTGAAGTTCAAGCTTTAGAACATAAACATTTCGCTGCACATGCTGAAGCCCGTTCTCGTGTTGGTGCTGGATACGGCGGATATGGATACGGTGGCGCTTATGGTGGTTACGGAGGTGGTTATGGAGGATACGGAGCTGGTGGTTATGGAGGATACGGTCATGGAG GATACGGTCATGGAGGATATGGTTATGGAGGATACGGTCATGGAGGATACGGTCATGGAATTCACATTCCAGTTATTGGACCAAAAGGTGTACCAATTGACACACCAGAAGTACAACATGCCAGACAAGCACATTTCGCTGCACTTGCTGAAGCCGCATCAAGAGCATCCCATGGTGGTTACGGACGTTATTAG
- the LOC123293870 gene encoding glycine-rich cell wall structural protein-like isoform X3, which produces MKVLIVFTTLLAITLASYQHYPINIPIIGKTGVPLESPEIVHARQAHLGHVAAVRSKQGHYDYLGGYGGYAGGYAGGYAGLGYGAGYAGLGYGAGHYAGGYALPIIGKGGVPIDTPEVQAARAAHFAAYAKAASGYGHYRGRRSIGGYAGYGGLYGGHGGYYGGYPALAHDGQPIKTPEVQALEHKHFAAHAEARSRVGAGYGGYGYGGAYGGYGGGYGGYGAGGYGGYGHGGYGYGGYGHGGYGHGIHIPVIGPKGVPIDTPEVQHARQAHFAALAEAASRASHGGYGRY; this is translated from the exons ATGAAGGTTCTT aTTGTTTTTACCACCCTTTTGGCAATTACACTCGCCAGCTATCAACATTATCCAATCAATATCCCAATAATTGGTAAAACTGGTGTTCCATTGGAATCTCCTGAAATAGTTCATGCTCGTCAAGCTCATTTAGGTCATGTAGCTGCAGTAAGATCAAAACAAGGACATTATGATTACTTAGGAGGCTATGGAGGATATGCTGGTGGATACGCTG GTGGATACGCTGGTTTAGGATACGGTGCTGGATACGCTGGTTTAGGATACGGTGCCGGACATTATGCTGGTGGATATGCCTTACCTATTATTGGTAAAGGGGGAGTACCAATTGATACACCTGAAGTTCAAGCAGCCAGAGCAGCACACTTTGCAGCTTACGCCAAAGCAGCTTCTGGATATGGACATTACCGTGGGCGCCGTAGCATTGGTGGTTATGCTGGTTATGGTGGTCTCTATGGTGGACATGGAGGATATTATGGCGGATATCCAGCACTCGCTCATGATGGTCAACCAATCAAAACACCTGAAGTTCAAGCTTTAGAACATAAACATTTCGCTGCACATGCTGAAGCCCGTTCTCGTGTTGGTGCTGGATACGGCGGATATGGATACGGTGGCGCTTATGGTGGTTACGGAGGTGGTTATGGAGGATACGGAGCTGGTGGTTATGGAGGATACGGTCATGGAGGATATGGTTATGGAGGATACGGTCATGGAGGATACGGTCATGGAATTCACATTCCAGTTATTGGACCAAAAGGTGTACCAATTGACACACCAGAAGTACAACATGCCAGACAAGCACATTTCGCTGCACTTGCTGAAGCCGCATCAAGAGCATCCCATGGTGGTTACGGACGTTATTAG
- the LOC123293870 gene encoding glycine-rich cell wall structural protein-like isoform X2: MKVLIVFTTLLAITLASYQHYPINIPIIGKTGVPLESPEIVHARQAHLGHVAAVRSKQGHYDYLGGYGGYAGGYAGGYAGLGYGAGYGGLGYGAGHYAGGYALPIIGKGGVPIDTPEVQAARAAHFAAHAKAASGYGHYRKRRSIGGYAGYGGLYGGHGGYYGGYPALAHDGQPIKTPEVQALEHKHFAAHAEARSRVGAGYGGYGYGGAYGGYGGGYGGYGAGGYGGYGHGGYGHGGYGYGGYGHGGYGHGIHIPVIGPKGVPIDTPEVQHARQAHFAALAEAASRASHGGYGRY, encoded by the exons ATGAAGGTTCTT aTTGTTTTTACCACCCTTTTGGCAATTACACTCGCCAGCTATCAACATTATCCAATCAATATCCCAATAATTGGTAAAACTGGTGTTCCATTGGAATCTCCTGAAATAGTTCATGCTCGTCAAGCTCATTTAGGTCATGTAGCTGCAGTAAGATCAAAACAAGGACATTATGATTACTTAGGAGGCTATGGAGGATATGCTGGTGGATACGCTGGTGGATACGCTGGTTTAGGATACGGTGCTGGATATGGTGGTTTAGGATACGGTGCCGGACATTATGCTGGTGGATATGCTTTACCTATTATTGGTAAAGGAGGAGTACCAATTGATACACCTGAAGTTCAAGCAGCCAGAGCAGCACACTTTGCAGCTCACGCCAAAGCAGCATCTGGATATGGACACTACCGTAAACGCCGTAGCATTGGTGGTTATGCTGGTTACGGTGGTCTCTATGGTGGACATGGAGGATATTATGGCGGATATCCAGCACTCGCTCATGATGGTCAACCAATCAAAACACCTGAAGTTCAAGCTTTAGAACATAAACATTTCGCTGCACATGCTGAAGCCCGTTCTCGTGTTGGTGCTGGATACGGCGGATATGGATACGGTGGCGCTTATGGTGGTTACGGAGGTGGTTATGGAGGATACGGAGCTGGTGGTTATGGAGGATACGGTCATGGAGGATAT GGTCATGGAGGATATGGTTATGGAGGATACGGTCATGGAGGATACGGTCATGGAATTCACATTCCAGTTATTGGACCAAAAGGTGTACCAATTGACACACCAGAAGTACAACATGCCAGACAAGCACATTTCGCTGCACTTGCTGAAGCCGCATCAAGAGCATCCCATGGTGGTTACGGACGTTATTAG